One window of the Mycobacterium xenopi genome contains the following:
- a CDS encoding MFS transporter, which yields MSTTAEALQRRTSHALDVLNFSLGGVREGLGPYLSIYLLLAHHWDQASIGFVLMVFTAVGILAQTPIGALVDRTAAKRALMIAAAIAISVASLAMPLVPGIYRISVLQAVVGIACAVLTPTLAAITLGVVGVRFFARRIGRNESFNHAGNATAAAVAGVLAYFFGPLVVFWLLASVAAISVIATLRIPADAIDHAVARGLRGAAGEQHRQPSRLAALLHNRRLATFAVAIVLFHFANAAMLPLVGQELALNNTHVGTTLMAACIVAAQAVMVPVAFITGARADRWGRKPIFLVAFAVLTLRGFLFPLSDDSHWLVGVQLLDGVGAGIFGALFPLVVSDVTQGTGRYNVSLGAVITAWGIGASLSNLVAGIVVVAFGYHAAFVSLGAIAAAGFALYLFAMPETRPAGEPLGAGVNGPS from the coding sequence ATGTCGACAACCGCTGAGGCGCTTCAGCGGCGAACGTCGCACGCCCTCGATGTGCTGAACTTCTCGTTGGGGGGTGTTCGCGAGGGGCTCGGCCCGTACCTGTCGATTTACCTTCTGCTGGCTCACCATTGGGATCAGGCGTCGATCGGGTTCGTTCTGATGGTGTTTACCGCCGTGGGAATCCTCGCTCAGACGCCCATCGGCGCCTTGGTCGATCGCACGGCGGCAAAGCGGGCACTGATGATTGCCGCCGCTATCGCGATCAGCGTCGCGTCCTTGGCGATGCCGCTGGTTCCCGGCATCTACAGGATCTCGGTCCTGCAAGCCGTGGTCGGGATCGCGTGCGCCGTGCTCACCCCGACGTTGGCGGCGATCACGTTAGGCGTTGTCGGGGTGCGGTTTTTCGCGAGGCGAATCGGGCGCAACGAGTCGTTCAACCATGCGGGCAATGCCACGGCCGCTGCGGTTGCCGGCGTGCTGGCCTATTTCTTCGGCCCCCTGGTGGTGTTCTGGCTGCTCGCCAGCGTTGCCGCGATCAGCGTCATTGCAACGCTGCGGATCCCGGCCGACGCGATCGACCACGCGGTGGCCCGTGGCCTGCGCGGCGCGGCGGGCGAACAGCACCGCCAGCCGTCCCGGTTGGCAGCCCTGCTGCACAACCGCCGGTTGGCGACCTTCGCGGTCGCGATCGTGCTGTTTCACTTCGCCAACGCGGCCATGCTGCCGCTCGTTGGCCAGGAGCTGGCCTTGAACAACACACACGTCGGAACCACGCTGATGGCGGCGTGCATCGTCGCTGCGCAGGCCGTCATGGTCCCGGTCGCGTTCATCACGGGTGCCCGCGCCGACCGCTGGGGACGAAAGCCGATTTTCCTGGTCGCCTTTGCCGTGTTGACCTTGCGAGGTTTTCTGTTCCCTCTTTCAGACGACTCCCACTGGCTGGTCGGTGTGCAGCTGCTGGACGGTGTCGGAGCCGGCATTTTCGGCGCGCTGTTTCCCCTAGTGGTCTCCGATGTCACGCAGGGAACTGGCCGGTACAACGTCAGTCTCGGAGCGGTCATCACCGCGTGGGGCATCGGGGCGTCGCTGTCGAACCTGGTGGCAGGCATCGTCGTGGTCGCGTTCGGTTACCACGCCGCGTTTGTCTCACTGGGCGCCATCGCCGCAGCCGGCTTCGCGCTGTACCTGTTCGCCATGCCAGAAACCCGTCCCGCCGGCGAGCCGCTCGGTGCCGGGGTCAATGGCCCTTCCTGA
- a CDS encoding MinD/ParA family protein, protein MALIDCAYSLAHGAIEAVLRESRALVVVTSISAGAARKTGTTLKWLRASGYQRLGESAVLAINRIEGVKPNTLAATELKRLASQFPPQRVVVLPFDRHVHEGRAISLERLSNQSRRRYLEMAAALASAFPQRN, encoded by the coding sequence GTGGCATTAATCGACTGCGCGTATAGCCTCGCACACGGCGCCATCGAGGCTGTGCTACGGGAGTCACGAGCTCTCGTAGTGGTCACCAGCATATCCGCCGGTGCCGCGCGGAAGACCGGTACGACGCTGAAGTGGTTGCGCGCCAGTGGATATCAGCGACTGGGCGAATCAGCAGTGCTGGCGATCAACCGCATCGAAGGCGTCAAACCCAACACCCTGGCCGCCACGGAACTCAAGCGGTTGGCGTCTCAGTTCCCGCCTCAGCGTGTCGTGGTGTTGCCGTTCGACCGGCATGTGCATGAGGGCAGGGCCATCAGCCTCGAGCGGCTGAGCAACCAGAGCAGGCGTCGATATCTAGAAATGGCGGCTGCGCTCGCTTCGGCGTTCCCCCAGCGCAATTGA
- a CDS encoding AAA family ATPase, whose amino-acid sequence MNNRGAYRGEVQRPVSSAQPTGQAVAHRPPQGRPVRPNPEPNIAPRSYRRDPAAYQPPPRIRSSADTPTVPARPMPEPVGRRPSWDTLDRLEGLEKLPAGHPWQGLVNRLARRLRPSGRDREYELSLCNRVRAPVGGVFPIAVLNFKGGVGKTAVVEALGSTFAHIRDDRVLAVDLGGGDLADRHGKPKSIEPARPCR is encoded by the coding sequence ATGAACAACCGCGGTGCTTATCGCGGCGAGGTTCAGCGACCGGTGTCGTCGGCGCAGCCGACCGGCCAAGCAGTTGCCCACCGGCCCCCGCAGGGCCGACCCGTTCGCCCTAACCCCGAACCCAACATCGCCCCGCGGTCCTACCGCCGAGACCCAGCGGCGTATCAGCCGCCGCCGCGGATCCGGTCATCCGCCGACACCCCGACCGTGCCCGCGCGCCCGATGCCAGAGCCGGTTGGCCGACGTCCCAGCTGGGACACCCTCGACAGGCTCGAGGGGTTAGAGAAGCTGCCGGCCGGCCACCCATGGCAGGGCCTGGTGAACCGGCTCGCGCGGCGACTCCGTCCTTCGGGCAGGGACCGCGAATACGAGCTGAGCCTTTGCAACCGGGTTCGCGCCCCGGTAGGCGGCGTGTTCCCCATAGCAGTCCTCAACTTCAAAGGCGGCGTGGGCAAGACCGCGGTGGTTGAGGCGTTGGGCTCAACCTTCGCCCATATACGCGACGACCGAGTTCTTGCTGTCGACCTCGGCGGCGGAGACCTCGCCGACCGGCACGGTAAACCGAAATCCATTGAGCCTGCTCGACCTTGTCGCTGA
- a CDS encoding ATP-dependent 6-phosphofructokinase, translating to MRIGILTGGGDCPGLNAVIRAVVRTCDARYGSAVVGFQDGWRGLLENRRIQLHNDDRNDRLLTKGGTMLGTARVHPDKLRAGLNQIMQTLDDNGIDVLIPIGGEGTLTAAHWLSEENVPVVGVPKTIDNDIDCTDVTFGHDTALTVATEAIDRLHSTAESHQRVMLVEVMGRHAGWIALNAGLASGAHMTLIPEQPFDVEEVCRLVKSRFQRGDSHFICVVAEGAKPVPGSMKLREGGIDEFGHERFTGVAAQLATEVEKRINKDVRVTVLGHVQRGGTPTAFDRVLATRFGVNAADAAHTGEYGMMVSLRGQDIGRVPLADAVRQLKLVPQSRYDDAAAFFG from the coding sequence ATGCGGATCGGGATTCTCACCGGGGGCGGCGACTGTCCGGGGCTCAACGCCGTCATCCGGGCGGTGGTGCGCACCTGCGACGCCCGCTACGGGTCGGCGGTCGTCGGCTTTCAGGACGGTTGGCGCGGGCTGCTGGAGAACCGGCGCATCCAATTGCACAACGACGACCGCAACGACCGGTTGTTGACCAAGGGCGGCACGATGCTGGGCACCGCCCGCGTGCACCCTGACAAGCTGCGCGCCGGGCTGAACCAGATCATGCAGACCCTCGACGACAACGGAATCGACGTGCTGATCCCGATCGGCGGCGAGGGGACCCTGACCGCCGCGCACTGGCTTTCCGAGGAGAACGTGCCCGTCGTCGGCGTGCCGAAAACCATCGACAACGACATCGATTGCACGGACGTGACTTTCGGCCACGACACCGCGTTGACGGTGGCCACCGAGGCCATCGACCGACTCCACAGCACCGCCGAATCACACCAGCGGGTGATGCTGGTGGAGGTGATGGGCCGCCACGCCGGCTGGATCGCGTTGAACGCCGGGCTGGCATCCGGCGCGCACATGACGCTGATCCCTGAACAGCCTTTCGACGTCGAAGAGGTGTGCCGTCTGGTCAAAAGTCGATTCCAGCGCGGGGACTCGCACTTCATCTGCGTGGTCGCCGAAGGCGCCAAACCGGTCCCTGGGTCGATGAAGTTACGCGAAGGCGGCATCGACGAGTTCGGTCATGAACGCTTCACCGGCGTGGCCGCGCAGCTGGCCACCGAGGTGGAGAAGCGCATCAACAAAGACGTGCGGGTGACGGTGCTCGGCCATGTTCAACGTGGTGGCACACCGACCGCTTTCGACCGGGTGCTGGCCACCAGGTTTGGGGTGAACGCAGCCGATGCCGCCCACACCGGCGAATACGGGATGATGGTCTCGCTGCGCGGCCAAGACATCGGTAGGGTGCCGCTGGCCGACGCGGTACGCCAGCTCAAGCTCGTGCCGCAGAGTCGCTACGACGACGCCGCCGCGTTCTTCGGCTGA
- the gatA gene encoding Asp-tRNA(Asn)/Glu-tRNA(Gln) amidotransferase subunit GatA produces MTDIVRLNAATLAAKLAAKELSSTELTQACLDQIQATDERYNAFLHVAADQALAAGGAVDRSLAAGEPLPSPLAGVPLALKDVFTTVDMPTTCGSKILEGWRSPYDATVTVRLRAAGIPILGKTNMDEFAMGSSTENSAYGPTRNPWNVERVPGGSGGGSAAALAAFQAPLAIGTDTGGSIRQPAALTATVGVKPTYGTVSRYGLVACASSLDQGGPCARTVLDTALLHQVIAGHDPRDSTSIGAPVPDVVGAAKVGADGDLRGVRIGVVRQLHSGEGYQPGVLASFNAAVEQLTALGAEVSEVDCPHFDYALAAYYLILPSEVSSNLARFDAMRYGLRVGDDGTHSAEEVMALTRAAGFGPEVKRRIMIGTYALSAGYYDAYYNQAQKVRTLIARDLDKAYESVDVLVSPTTPTTAFRLGEKVDDPLAMYLFDLCTLPLNLAGHCGMSVPSGLSPDDQLPVGLQIMAPALADDRLYRVGAAYEAARGPLPSPI; encoded by the coding sequence ATGACCGACATTGTCCGGCTTAACGCTGCCACGCTGGCCGCCAAACTCGCCGCCAAGGAGTTGTCGTCCACCGAACTCACCCAGGCCTGCCTGGACCAGATCCAGGCAACCGACGAACGGTACAACGCCTTTTTGCACGTGGCCGCCGATCAGGCCTTGGCCGCGGGCGGCGCCGTCGACAGGTCACTGGCCGCCGGCGAGCCCCTGCCGTCCCCGCTGGCCGGCGTGCCGCTGGCGCTCAAGGACGTGTTCACCACCGTCGACATGCCCACCACGTGCGGATCCAAGATCCTCGAGGGCTGGCGATCCCCATATGACGCCACCGTGACCGTCCGGCTGCGTGCGGCCGGGATCCCCATCCTGGGCAAGACCAACATGGACGAGTTCGCCATGGGCTCGTCGACCGAGAACTCCGCCTACGGCCCCACCCGCAACCCGTGGAATGTCGAGCGCGTCCCGGGCGGCTCGGGCGGCGGCAGCGCGGCGGCGCTGGCCGCGTTCCAGGCGCCGCTGGCCATCGGGACCGACACCGGCGGCTCGATCCGCCAGCCCGCCGCACTGACCGCGACTGTCGGCGTCAAACCCACCTACGGCACGGTGTCGCGCTACGGGCTGGTGGCCTGCGCGTCGTCGCTGGATCAAGGCGGTCCGTGCGCGCGCACCGTGCTGGACACCGCGCTGCTGCACCAGGTGATCGCCGGGCATGATCCGCGCGACTCCACGTCCATCGGTGCCCCGGTGCCCGACGTGGTCGGGGCGGCCAAGGTCGGCGCGGACGGAGATCTGCGCGGGGTGCGCATCGGGGTGGTCCGCCAGCTGCACAGCGGCGAGGGCTACCAGCCCGGCGTGCTGGCGTCGTTCAACGCCGCCGTCGAACAGTTGACCGCACTCGGCGCCGAGGTGAGCGAAGTCGACTGCCCGCACTTCGATTACGCGCTGGCGGCCTACTACCTGATCTTGCCGTCGGAGGTGTCGAGCAACCTGGCGCGGTTCGACGCGATGCGCTATGGGCTGCGAGTCGGCGACGACGGCACGCACAGCGCCGAAGAGGTGATGGCGTTGACTCGCGCCGCCGGGTTCGGCCCAGAAGTCAAGCGGCGCATCATGATTGGCACCTATGCGCTGTCGGCCGGCTACTACGACGCCTATTACAACCAGGCGCAAAAGGTCCGCACCTTGATCGCCCGCGACCTCGATAAGGCTTATGAATCCGTCGATGTTCTGGTGTCGCCGACGACCCCGACCACCGCGTTCCGGTTGGGGGAAAAGGTCGACGATCCGCTGGCGATGTACTTGTTCGACCTGTGCACGCTTCCGCTGAACCTGGCCGGCCACTGCGGCATGTCGGTGCCGTCGGGCTTGTCGCCGGACGACCAGCTGCCGGTCGGGCTGCAGATCATGGCTCCCGCCCTCGCCGACGATCGGCTCTACCGGGTGGGGGCGGCTTACGAGGCTGCGCGCGGTCCGTTGCCGTCGCCCATCTAG
- the gatC gene encoding Asp-tRNA(Asn)/Glu-tRNA(Gln) amidotransferase subunit GatC, which yields MSQISRDEVAHLARLARLALTDAELDSFAGQLDAILTHVSVIQAVDVAGVEATGNPLKDVNVTRPDEITPGLTQQEALAQAPEAIDGQFAVPKILGEPQ from the coding sequence GTGTCCCAGATCTCCCGTGACGAGGTTGCGCACCTGGCCAGGCTGGCCCGGCTGGCGTTGACGGACGCCGAGTTGGACAGCTTCGCCGGACAACTCGACGCCATCCTGACCCACGTCAGCGTGATCCAGGCGGTCGATGTCGCCGGGGTCGAGGCGACCGGCAACCCGCTCAAAGACGTCAACGTGACCCGACCGGACGAGATCACGCCGGGCCTGACCCAACAGGAAGCGCTGGCCCAGGCGCCCGAAGCTATCGACGGGCAATTCGCCGTTCCGAAGATCCTCGGTGAGCCGCAATGA
- a CDS encoding amino acid-binding protein yields MPSYLLRVQLVDRPGSLGSLAVALGSVGADILSLDVVERASGYAIDDLVVELPPGAMPDTLITAAEALKGIRVDSLRPHTGLLEAHRELELLDHVAAAGDNDSRLKVLVDEAPRVLRVGWCTVMRSGGTRVDVVVGSPGAPETKLDSAPWLPIERAEVLDGDADWVPQTWRNLDTTLVAAPLLDTHTAVMLGRPGGPAFRPSEVARLGYLAGIVATMLR; encoded by the coding sequence GTGCCGTCATATCTGCTGCGTGTCCAGCTGGTGGACCGACCGGGCAGCCTTGGTTCTTTGGCCGTGGCGCTCGGCTCGGTGGGAGCCGACATTTTGTCGCTCGACGTGGTGGAACGCGCGTCGGGGTATGCGATCGACGACTTGGTGGTCGAGCTGCCGCCGGGGGCGATGCCGGACACCTTGATCACCGCCGCCGAAGCGCTCAAGGGCATCCGGGTGGATAGCCTGCGGCCGCATACCGGGCTGCTGGAGGCGCACCGTGAGCTTGAGCTACTCGACCACGTCGCCGCGGCCGGTGACAACGATTCCCGGCTGAAGGTGCTCGTCGACGAGGCTCCCCGGGTGCTGCGGGTGGGCTGGTGCACGGTGATGCGCAGCGGCGGCACGAGGGTGGATGTGGTGGTCGGCAGTCCGGGCGCGCCCGAAACGAAGCTGGATTCGGCGCCGTGGCTGCCGATCGAGCGTGCCGAGGTCTTGGACGGCGACGCCGATTGGGTGCCGCAGACCTGGCGCAATCTGGACACCACCCTGGTGGCGGCGCCGCTGCTGGATACGCACACCGCGGTGATGCTGGGCCGGCCCGGCGGACCGGCATTCCGCCCCTCGGAAGTGGCGCGGTTGGGCTATCTGGCCGGAATCGTCGCGACCATGCTGCGCTGA
- a CDS encoding cytochrome P450, whose amino-acid sequence MLLDIGSANHDPTVFCPPDRLQIARKQAPHVTFGYGARYCIGAPLARIELKIVFVQLISRFPSMHLAVDPATLTVRSDVLARGLVELPVPW is encoded by the coding sequence GTGCTGCTCGACATCGGATCGGCCAACCACGATCCGACGGTGTTCTGCCCGCCCGACCGTCTCCAGATCGCCCGCAAGCAAGCACCCCATGTCACCTTCGGATACGGCGCACGTTATTGCATCGGGGCGCCGCTGGCCCGCATTGAGTTAAAAATTGTTTTCGTACAACTCATTTCGCGTTTCCCGTCAATGCATCTGGCGGTCGATCCGGCGACGCTGACCGTGCGCAGCGACGTCCTGGCCCGGGGGCTCGTCGAACTGCCCGTGCCGTGGTGA
- the ligA gene encoding NAD-dependent DNA ligase LigA — protein MGSAEVDQVAPDIRRQWQELADEVREHQFRYYVRDAPIISDAEFDKLFARLVALEEQYPELRKPDSPTQLVGGAGFATDFMPAEHLERMLSLDNAFNQEELAAWAARVRAEIGDQAHYLCELKIDGVALSLVYRDGRLTRAATRGDGRTGEDVTLNARTIDDVPERLQASDDFPIPTVLEVRGEVFFRLADFEALNAALVADGKSPFANPRNSAAGSLRQKDPAVTARRKLRMICHGIGHTEGFSPQTLHEAYLALAAWGLPVSEHTTLVDDMGGVQRQIEYWGEHRHDIDHEIDGVVVKVDEVALQRRLGSTSRAPRWAIAYKYPPEEAQTKLLDIRVNVGRTGRVTPFAFMEPVKVAGSTVGLATLHNASEVKRKGVLIGDTVVIRKAGDVIPEVLGPVVDLRDGSEREFVMPTTCPECGTRLAPEKEGDADIRCPNARSCPAQLRERVFHVASRGALDIEGLGYEAGIALLQAKVIADEGDLFTLTEDDLLRTELFRTKAGQLSANGKRLLANLQEAKSRPLWRVLVALSIRHVGPTAARALAAEFGSLDAIMSASTEQLAAVEGVGPTIAEAVKEWFSVDWHRVIVEKWRAAGVRMADERDTGVPRTLEGLTVVVTGSLTGFSRDDAKEAIVARGGKAAGSVSKKTDYVVAGDSPGSKYDKAVELGVPILDEEGFRKLLEKGPAGISDAT, from the coding sequence GTGGGTTCGGCAGAGGTTGACCAGGTCGCGCCGGACATTCGGCGGCAGTGGCAGGAACTCGCCGACGAGGTGCGCGAACACCAGTTCCGCTACTACGTGCGCGACGCACCAATCATCTCCGACGCGGAATTCGACAAGCTGTTCGCCCGGCTGGTCGCGCTCGAGGAGCAATACCCGGAACTGCGCAAACCCGACTCGCCGACCCAGCTGGTGGGCGGCGCAGGGTTTGCCACCGACTTCATGCCGGCCGAACACCTCGAGCGCATGCTGTCGCTGGACAACGCGTTTAATCAGGAGGAACTCGCCGCCTGGGCGGCTAGGGTTCGCGCCGAGATCGGCGATCAGGCACACTATCTCTGCGAACTGAAGATCGACGGGGTGGCGCTGTCGCTCGTGTATCGCGACGGCCGCTTGACCAGGGCGGCAACCCGGGGGGATGGCCGCACCGGTGAGGACGTCACGCTCAACGCGCGCACCATCGACGACGTCCCCGAGCGGCTGCAGGCCAGCGACGACTTCCCGATACCGACGGTGCTGGAGGTGCGCGGAGAAGTATTCTTCCGGCTGGCCGACTTCGAGGCGCTCAACGCCGCCCTGGTCGCCGACGGCAAGTCGCCGTTCGCCAACCCCCGCAACAGCGCGGCCGGATCGCTGCGGCAAAAAGACCCCGCGGTCACCGCGCGCCGCAAACTGCGGATGATCTGCCACGGGATAGGACACACCGAAGGCTTTAGCCCGCAAACCCTGCACGAGGCGTACCTGGCGCTGGCGGCCTGGGGTCTACCGGTCTCGGAGCACACCACGCTGGTCGACGACATGGGCGGCGTGCAGCGGCAAATCGAGTACTGGGGCGAGCACCGCCATGACATCGACCATGAAATCGACGGGGTCGTTGTCAAAGTCGACGAGGTGGCGCTGCAGCGCAGGCTGGGCTCGACGTCGCGGGCGCCGCGGTGGGCCATCGCCTACAAGTACCCGCCCGAAGAGGCGCAGACCAAATTGCTGGACATCCGGGTCAATGTCGGTCGCACTGGGCGGGTTACACCGTTCGCATTCATGGAACCGGTGAAGGTCGCCGGCTCGACGGTCGGGCTGGCCACCCTGCACAACGCGTCGGAGGTCAAACGCAAGGGTGTGCTCATCGGGGACACGGTGGTGATCCGCAAGGCCGGTGACGTGATCCCTGAGGTGCTGGGCCCGGTCGTCGACCTGCGCGACGGCTCGGAACGCGAATTCGTCATGCCGACAACATGTCCCGAGTGCGGCACCCGGTTGGCGCCGGAAAAAGAAGGCGACGCCGATATCCGTTGCCCCAACGCGCGTTCATGCCCGGCGCAATTGCGGGAGCGTGTTTTCCACGTCGCAAGCCGCGGCGCGCTGGACATCGAGGGGCTGGGCTACGAGGCCGGCATCGCGCTGCTGCAGGCCAAGGTCATCGCCGACGAGGGTGACCTGTTCACCCTCACCGAGGACGACCTGTTACGCACCGAGCTTTTCCGAACCAAAGCGGGTCAGCTGTCGGCCAACGGCAAGCGGTTGCTGGCCAACCTGCAGGAGGCAAAATCCCGGCCGCTGTGGCGGGTGCTGGTGGCACTGTCGATCCGCCACGTGGGGCCGACGGCGGCGCGGGCACTGGCGGCCGAGTTCGGCAGCCTGGATGCGATCATGTCGGCGTCCACCGAACAGTTGGCGGCGGTCGAGGGCGTCGGGCCGACGATCGCCGAAGCGGTCAAGGAATGGTTCAGCGTCGACTGGCACCGCGTGATCGTCGAGAAGTGGCGGGCCGCGGGCGTGCGGATGGCCGACGAGCGCGACACCGGCGTGCCGCGCACCCTGGAGGGTCTGACGGTTGTCGTGACCGGGTCGCTGACCGGGTTCTCGCGCGACGACGCCAAGGAGGCCATCGTTGCCCGCGGGGGCAAGGCAGCCGGTTCGGTGTCGAAGAAGACCGACTACGTCGTGGCTGGGGATTCACCCGGGTCGAAATACGACAAGGCCGTCGAGCTGGGCGTGCCTATCCTCGACGAAGAGGGGTTTCGGAAGCTGCTGGAAAAGGGGCCGGCCGGTATTTCGGATGCAACGTAA
- a CDS encoding ArsR/SmtB family transcription factor, whose protein sequence is MTTAVGIEGSAPLFGALGDPNRLRIVVRLCEAGPSSTTQVTQALPVTRQAASKHLQLLEQAGLVSSRRRGRERIWAVRTEPLTQASDYLTQLSRRWDAAIDRLRAYVEQ, encoded by the coding sequence GTGACCACAGCTGTCGGCATCGAGGGGTCGGCACCGCTCTTCGGCGCTCTAGGCGACCCGAATCGGCTCCGCATCGTCGTCCGCCTCTGCGAGGCCGGTCCGAGCTCGACCACCCAAGTAACCCAAGCGCTTCCGGTTACGCGGCAGGCGGCCAGCAAACACCTGCAGCTGCTGGAGCAGGCGGGCCTGGTCAGCAGCCGCCGCCGGGGCCGCGAGCGGATCTGGGCGGTGCGCACCGAGCCGCTGACCCAAGCCAGCGACTACCTCACGCAGTTGTCGCGGCGGTGGGACGCTGCCATCGACCGGTTACGCGCCTACGTCGAGCAATGA
- a CDS encoding methionine synthase: protein MSVFATATGNGSWPGDSPRQAAEVVVGELADALAHIVELPARGVGADMIGRAGALLIDVAIDTVPRGYRVAARPGAVMRRAASLLDEDIDALEEAWEEAGLRGSGRPVKVQAPGPVTLAAELELANGHRAITDPGAVRDLAASLAEGVAAHRAAVSRRLDTTVAVQFDEPSLPAAVAGRLTGVTALTPVDPIDEALATAALDTCAAAAGADVLLHSCASSLPWNLLCASKFHALSIGATTTPHSADLDGIAEFIESGRTVMLGVVPATTPARRPSVEEIAAAAVALTDLLGFPRAQVRNRVGITPACGLAGATPEWARTAIGLARKAAEALAEDPDAI from the coding sequence ATGAGCGTTTTCGCGACGGCCACCGGCAACGGCTCGTGGCCGGGCGACTCGCCGCGGCAGGCCGCCGAGGTGGTCGTCGGTGAGCTGGCCGACGCATTGGCCCACATTGTGGAGTTGCCCGCCCGCGGCGTGGGCGCCGACATGATCGGGCGTGCCGGAGCGCTGCTGATCGACGTGGCGATCGACACGGTGCCGCGTGGCTACCGGGTCGCTGCCCGGCCTGGCGCGGTGATGCGCAGGGCGGCAAGCCTGCTCGACGAGGACATCGATGCGCTGGAAGAGGCCTGGGAAGAGGCGGGCCTTCGCGGCAGTGGTCGCCCGGTCAAGGTGCAAGCCCCCGGACCGGTCACGCTGGCGGCCGAGTTGGAGTTGGCCAACGGGCACCGGGCGATCACCGATCCCGGTGCCGTGCGTGACCTCGCCGCGTCACTGGCCGAGGGAGTCGCCGCTCACCGGGCCGCGGTATCGCGGCGGCTCGACACTACGGTCGCGGTCCAGTTCGACGAGCCGTCGTTGCCGGCCGCGGTGGCCGGGCGACTGACCGGAGTGACCGCCTTGACCCCGGTCGATCCGATTGACGAGGCGCTGGCCACCGCGGCGCTCGACACCTGCGCCGCCGCCGCCGGCGCCGATGTGCTGCTGCACAGCTGCGCGTCGTCGCTGCCGTGGAACTTATTGTGCGCCAGCAAGTTTCATGCGCTTTCGATCGGCGCCACCACCACCCCGCACAGTGCGGACCTCGACGGTATCGCAGAGTTCATCGAATCGGGACGCACCGTCATGCTCGGCGTTGTGCCCGCCACCACCCCCGCGCGGCGGCCCTCCGTCGAAGAAATCGCAGCGGCCGCCGTGGCGCTCACCGACCTGCTTGGTTTTCCTCGCGCGCAGGTGCGTAATCGCGTCGGCATCACCCCGGCGTGCGGCCTGGCCGGTGCGACGCCGGAATGGGCCCGCACCGCCATCGGGCTCGCTCGGAAGGCCGCCGAGGCTCTGGCCGAAGACCCTGACGCGATCTAG
- a CDS encoding sensor domain-containing protein, producing MSRPLLVCCAALLAAACTRVVGGAAVPAFGPLGGLSGVDVDDVLLDQSRMRAITGTGDDLTIIPSMDGKQLVDLDSLAATAPPQCRFVYADTAVFGPDVEQFHKTTFQAPPKGALISEGAAGYRDADTARRSFEALVGTVEHCAATSAGWLLVGEWSADADSLHTRPGACGRDYRVKASVLVEVTFCGFPESVPDIVMTNITAKVPG from the coding sequence ATGTCGCGACCGCTGCTGGTGTGTTGTGCGGCGTTGCTGGCCGCAGCATGCACCCGCGTGGTGGGGGGCGCAGCCGTCCCAGCGTTCGGACCCCTGGGTGGCCTGTCCGGCGTCGACGTCGACGACGTTCTGTTGGACCAGTCGCGGATGCGCGCGATTACCGGCACCGGTGACGACCTGACGATCATCCCGTCGATGGACGGCAAGCAACTGGTAGACCTGGACTCGCTGGCCGCGACGGCGCCGCCGCAATGCCGGTTCGTTTACGCCGACACCGCCGTGTTCGGGCCTGACGTCGAGCAGTTCCACAAAACGACGTTTCAGGCCCCGCCCAAGGGCGCGCTGATCTCCGAAGGCGCCGCCGGGTACCGCGACGCCGACACCGCGCGCCGCAGCTTCGAGGCCCTGGTTGGCACCGTGGAGCACTGCGCGGCCACGTCGGCGGGCTGGCTATTGGTGGGCGAGTGGAGCGCCGACGCCGACTCGCTGCACACCAGGCCGGGTGCCTGCGGGCGCGACTATCGGGTCAAGGCATCGGTTTTGGTGGAAGTGACTTTCTGCGGTTTTCCCGAGTCGGTGCCTGACATCGTGATGACCAACATTACGGCGAAAGTGCCTGGCTAG